TGCCCATCCTAATGGTTCTTGTCATAAACTATTAAAGACAAGTCAGTACCTTAATACGGCATACATATTGTGCATTATACGTCACTTGCAAAGATAAATGAGCCAAGATTAGCAAATTTcatgcaaacaaacaaggtgaaaAATGTTGTCTTATTAGCAAAGTTGAAGATAAGTTATCCATTCTGTATTTTTGAATTCATGTTCGTGGAGACATTCATTCGCATCATGTAATAACCTTTTCATTCATTTGTAAAAGAAACTGAGCAGAATGAGGATTCAAACAGATAGCCTTGAAAAGTATTTTTCATTGACGCGTCTGGAAATAGTCATCTACTTTAAAGTGCTAAGAATTTATTATACGCATTCCCCAAAAGAATGGATGTCTAGTTATGGTGCACTTCTGTTGAGGGAGCGTGGTTTAGAGCGGGTGGTGATGTTTTCCCTCCCGTTATGGAGGCACAGTAGCCCTTGACTACATTTGGGTAAACAGGGTTGAACGGTATTCCTCTTCCCCACCCCCAATCCGATGAGAAAACAGCCGGAAAGCAAGTTTCAGTGAGGCCAATGATAGCTTTGCAACATGCAGGACCTAGTCGGAGCTGAAACGTGAATAGGAAATTCAAGATCTCAGCATTGCAACCTTGGATATCAACAAGAGTTGACCAACACTTTCCGATTTCTGAATTATATGGACCTGGTGGTAGTGGTGGAAACAATCCAGGCATCTGAACTGTATCTAGTTGGGTGGGAGCAAGAGGTTGGGATTCAGCTGCGGCAATTGCAAAAGAGGTGGTTGGTGGTTCAACTGACGCAGGTCCAGGTGCTCCTAGATGAAcctgtggtggtggcggtggagaCATATGAGCAGCAAAAGGAGCTGGCGGTGATTTCCCCCCTGCAGTTATGGACGCACAATAGCCTTTGACTACATTTGGGTAAGTAGGGTTGAGTATTCCTCCTCCCCATGCGAAAACGGCCGGCAAGCAAGTCTCACTGAGGTCAATAATAGCTTTGCAACATGCCGGACCTAGTCGGAGCTGAAATGTAAATAGGAAATTCAAGATCTCAGCTTTGCAACCTTCAATATTAACAAGAGTTGACCAACATTTTCCGATATCCGGATTGTATGGACCTGGCAATATTGGTGGAAACAACCCAGGAATCCCAACTGTATCCAGTTGGGTGGGAGCTAGAGATTGGGATTCAGCTATGCCCATTGTAACAGCTGATGCGACAATCAGTAGTACCAGAATGGAAAACTGTTTTACCTTCTTAGCCAACATCTCTTGAAAGCTCAAACTCTTCATTTTTACTGTTTATCTTTCTTGCTACTATTGTTATACTATAGTGCACTACTGGGAAGTACTTATATAGTGTTCAAGATATGGTGAAACTGTTATACTCTTCATTTACACCTATTAATGTCGAGGATTTATGAACATCGGTTTTCTTCACCTGTTAAGTAATTCTTACTGTAACCATTTTTCATTTACACTGTAGTAAAATCTAATTAATGCAATAACTATTTCAGTTGTTTTTCCAAACTTTATACTCCCGCCATGAATGAAAACATGACTTGCATTTTCTATATCTCCCTTCCTGACATAGCCACTTTAGTGAGAAGGCCTTGCCACAAAACGAAACTAATCATTGTGGAAACTCTAGCTAGCGTTCCAAATGAATTTACCTCGGGTAGTAGCATTTTTCTCGATCAGAAATAGTATATCTCTTAATAATAATTTAACAAAAACTTTTATAGAACTTGACAATTCGATTACATTTTTATTAGTTACACTTGACAAATAATTTTGGTATGCGTTAATGCATATCTCTTATTATACGACATGAAACAAATTCTTATAAACACAAAACGGAGCCAAGTTAAACCCAATGACTCTTAATTAATGGCTGAACAAATTCTTCGGATCTCGCCTTGTGCACCAGTTTTCACTTCAATATTACTCATTTTCACCATAGACCGACCGAACTCCACATTGAATACCAATCCGCTCAAGCCTCTAAATGGACCTGAAAAGCGTCGAACAAAAGTCTGCGTTGTAGTATCATTCCATAACTTCTGATCAGATTCTAGAACTCCTCTTCCGTTCCTCAAGTTTGTGTAATAACTTTGGTCAAATCTGGTTTCGCTACCAGTATCCATTGCTACACGTACAGATCCATCGCCGTTGGCAGGACAAAGATTTCGCAAGGTAGTAAGAAATGTTGGGTTGATTGTGGGATCGGCAGCTCCAGTTCCATTGAAATCGTATAATCTGTATCGGAAGGTAAAACAAGATGCTGACCCAATGGTATGGGCACCTAATAAAACGACAATATATTACTGAATTAGTAGCTTATACATGCATAACGACTATAAAAGATCATTTCGTTACAGAAAATTATACTCAGTTGCTTACTACATATAGCCATTATTCTTACCAACTAAAGTAACGAGATCTTGAATATCAAGTCCTTTATCGGTGATGAACTTCCGTATTTGATCTACAATAGAGTCTGTAAAAGCGGGTAGCTCAGCAGTATCCGATGCTAATGATACCCGACCGTCTAGCCGACCTGTTGGTACCGACCATCTTGCACCTCCACTCTGCATAAGGAAAAAGggttaattaattattttttatgatcGGTAAAGAAAAATGGCAAGAATATCATTTGGCTGAGGCTGAGAAATATAGTTACCACGACAACAGAGTCGCCAGCAGCAATGGCAAGAATATCAGCACAAGAAActgttggaacaaaggagaatatttggtttctctatttatgtttggcttacactgcaagaaaatattctctagatatgttgctatttgtacgaatatgtggcatgtataggatatacatatacacgtcttgtaaaacctccattgataataagaaaccctaatcattcttctcccgtggacgtaggctatagccgaaccacgttaaactgtgtttcttctttaatctgtttagttaactgcataacatcttatgcagatcctacattgactgcataacaagttatg
The nucleotide sequence above comes from Papaver somniferum cultivar HN1 chromosome 8, ASM357369v1, whole genome shotgun sequence. Encoded proteins:
- the LOC113304340 gene encoding uncharacterized protein LOC113304340 isoform X2 produces the protein MLAKKLRLGPACCKAIIDLSETCLPAVFAWGGGILNPTYPNVVKGYCASITAGGKSPPAPFAAHMSPPPPPQVHLGAPGPASVEPPTTSFAIAAAESQPLAPTQLDTVQMPGLFPPLPPGPYNSEIGKCWSTLVDIQGCNAEILNFLFTFQLRLGPACCKAIIGLTETCFPAVFSSDWGWGRGIPFNPVYPNVVKGYCASITGGKTSPPALNHAPSTEVHHN
- the LOC113304340 gene encoding uncharacterized protein LOC113304340 isoform X1, coding for MKSLSFQEMLAKKVKQFSILVLLIVASAVTMGIAESQSLAPTQLDTVGIPGLFPPILPGPYNPDIGKCWSTLVNIEGCKAEILNFLFTFQLRLGPACCKAIIDLSETCLPAVFAWGGGILNPTYPNVVKGYCASITAGGKSPPAPFAAHMSPPPPPQVHLGAPGPASVEPPTTSFAIAAAESQPLAPTQLDTVQMPGLFPPLPPGPYNSEIGKCWSTLVDIQGCNAEILNFLFTFQLRLGPACCKAIIGLTETCFPAVFSSDWGWGRGIPFNPVYPNVVKGYCASITGGKTSPPALNHAPSTEVHHN